One window of the Tetragenococcus koreensis genome contains the following:
- a CDS encoding peptide ABC transporter substrate-binding protein produces the protein MKKQYVFSLFAVCTLVLAGCTTGSTQDSGDDEAAGGGSGENEFNFVEEQEMPTADLSQATDTVSFSALNNVYEGIYRLDENDTPQPAGAAEEADVSEDGTTYNIKLREDAKWSNGDPVTADDYVFGWQRTVDPETAAEYAYLFEAVENGEEIINDEKDPEELGIEAVDDYELEITLDKPLDYFDNLLAFPIFFPQNQDAVEEFGDDYASTSENSVYNGPFALADFDGPGSDTDWTYEKNDEYWDQDNVALDRVNVSVVKEASTALNLFQDGQADDVKLDGELAQQMANDPEYVSQPEASTFYLEMNQEDEDSPYRNENLRKAISYSIDREALVNSILADGSLAPVGLVPEDMSTSPDGNSEFTEDAGDQLEFDEDKAQEYWEKAKEELDIDSLDVDLLSDDTDKSKKSQEFIQESIESNLDGVNINLNSVPFSVRLDRSNEGDFDLTIGGWGADYADPSSFLDLFQTGNSYNRGHWSNDEYDEQIEQATNENANDSEARWDNLVEAEKIIMGEQGVVPLYQKATAHMRADKVNGLVAHPAGAQYDFKWITIEE, from the coding sequence GTGAAAAAGCAATATGTTTTTAGTTTATTTGCAGTATGTACCTTGGTTCTTGCTGGTTGTACAACTGGCTCAACACAAGATTCAGGCGATGATGAAGCTGCAGGAGGCGGTTCTGGAGAAAACGAATTTAACTTTGTAGAAGAACAAGAAATGCCAACCGCAGATTTATCGCAAGCAACAGATACGGTTAGTTTTTCGGCATTAAATAATGTTTATGAAGGTATTTATCGTTTGGACGAAAATGATACGCCTCAACCTGCTGGAGCGGCAGAAGAAGCGGACGTTTCAGAAGACGGAACAACCTATAACATCAAATTGCGTGAAGATGCAAAATGGTCAAATGGTGACCCAGTAACGGCAGATGATTATGTTTTTGGTTGGCAACGTACCGTTGACCCAGAAACAGCTGCAGAGTATGCCTATCTTTTTGAAGCAGTTGAAAACGGAGAAGAAATTATAAATGATGAGAAGGATCCAGAAGAACTAGGTATTGAAGCAGTTGACGATTATGAATTAGAAATCACATTGGATAAACCACTTGATTATTTTGATAACTTGCTTGCTTTTCCAATCTTCTTCCCACAAAATCAAGATGCAGTTGAAGAATTTGGCGATGACTATGCATCTACTAGCGAAAACTCAGTCTATAACGGACCTTTTGCTTTAGCTGATTTTGATGGTCCTGGTTCAGATACTGACTGGACTTATGAAAAAAATGATGAGTACTGGGATCAAGATAACGTAGCCCTAGATAGAGTTAACGTATCCGTCGTAAAAGAAGCCTCTACTGCTTTGAATTTATTCCAAGATGGACAAGCTGATGACGTTAAATTGGATGGAGAACTAGCTCAACAGATGGCGAATGATCCAGAGTATGTGAGTCAACCCGAAGCCTCTACTTTCTATTTAGAAATGAACCAAGAAGATGAAGATTCACCATACCGTAATGAAAACTTACGTAAAGCAATCTCTTATTCAATTGATAGAGAAGCTTTAGTAAATTCAATTTTAGCGGATGGTTCATTGGCACCTGTTGGTTTAGTACCTGAAGATATGTCTACGAGTCCTGATGGTAATAGCGAGTTTACTGAAGATGCTGGAGACCAATTAGAATTTGACGAGGACAAAGCACAAGAATATTGGGAAAAAGCTAAAGAAGAATTAGATATCGACTCATTAGACGTTGACTTATTGTCCGATGATACAGACAAATCTAAAAAATCCCAAGAGTTTATTCAAGAATCCATCGAGTCAAATTTAGACGGCGTAAATATTAATTTAAATTCTGTACCATTTTCGGTTCGCTTAGATCGTTCAAATGAAGGTGACTTTGACTTAACTATTGGCGGCTGGGGTGCTGACTATGCTGACCCAAGTAGTTTCCTTGATTTATTCCAAACTGGCAATTCCTATAACCGTGGTCATTGGAGTAATGATGAATATGACGAACAAATTGAGCAAGCAACGAATGAAAATGCCAATGATTCAGAAGCACGTTGGGATAACTTGGTAGAAGCGGAAAAAATTATTATGGGAGAACAAGGTGTTGTTCCATTGTATCAAAAAGCTACTGCGCATATGAGAGCTGATAAAGTAAATGGTTTGGTTGCTCATCCAGCAGGCGCGCAATATGATTTCAAATGGATTACAATAGAAGAATAG
- a CDS encoding peptide ABC transporter substrate-binding protein produces MKKLGFLLVTTLFILTGCFNNEDTEDGNSGAGSAAQEISVSLSGELTTLDSAQYTDVNSSDMIGQVTEGLYRYDEGGEPELALASEEPEVSDDGLTYTFKLKDTNYSDGTPVKAADFVYAFQTVVDPDTASSSSNRMDILKNGRKIREGDKNVDELGAKATDDSTLELQLEDPLPFLPEILTGTPFMPKQKEFAEDKGKQYGTSTENFIGNGPFVINDWDGNNETWTLEKNPEYWDQDNVQMETINVQVVKEVATGTNLFNDDQLDYTLLADTYAQQYQDAKQAYFEPKALVGYISPNQEREVTGNVNARKAILQAIDKKNFAKNILADGSKPLDGFVASDFAKDPSTDEDFREENGDLLPYDKEAAQESWEKAKEELGQDEITLELLSADAAMSKKTIEYIQGQLEETLPGLKITLKSVPLQNRLDLQTEGDFDLVFGTWTPDYADPIDFLNFYDSQSGLNTSGYDNPDYDKGLEEARTTLANDPDARWQKLLEMEKLLVEEDAAVLPLYQGAVAYLKSDRLEGLQVFPFGRTVSYRTTFVTE; encoded by the coding sequence ATGAAAAAGTTAGGTTTTTTGTTGGTTACAACATTATTTATACTTACTGGTTGTTTTAATAATGAGGATACTGAAGATGGGAATTCGGGCGCTGGTTCAGCGGCACAAGAAATTTCGGTCTCGCTTTCAGGTGAGTTGACCACTTTAGATAGTGCTCAATATACCGATGTGAATAGTTCCGATATGATAGGTCAAGTAACAGAAGGTTTGTATCGTTATGATGAAGGCGGTGAACCAGAATTAGCTTTAGCCAGTGAAGAGCCAGAAGTTAGCGATGACGGGCTAACATATACGTTTAAGTTAAAAGATACGAACTATAGTGATGGCACTCCGGTTAAAGCAGCGGACTTTGTCTATGCGTTTCAAACGGTAGTTGATCCTGATACAGCGTCTAGCAGTAGTAACCGAATGGATATTTTAAAAAATGGCCGAAAAATTCGTGAGGGCGATAAAAATGTGGATGAATTAGGCGCTAAAGCAACTGATGATAGTACTTTGGAGCTTCAACTAGAAGATCCATTGCCTTTTTTACCTGAAATTCTGACGGGAACTCCTTTTATGCCTAAACAAAAAGAATTTGCAGAAGATAAAGGAAAACAATATGGGACCAGCACTGAAAACTTTATTGGCAATGGACCTTTCGTAATTAACGATTGGGATGGTAATAATGAAACTTGGACACTAGAAAAAAATCCGGAATATTGGGATCAAGACAATGTCCAAATGGAAACAATCAATGTGCAAGTAGTAAAAGAAGTGGCTACCGGAACCAACTTATTTAACGATGACCAATTGGATTATACTTTATTAGCAGATACTTACGCGCAACAATATCAGGATGCCAAACAAGCATACTTCGAACCTAAAGCGCTGGTTGGCTATATAAGCCCTAACCAAGAACGAGAAGTCACTGGCAATGTAAATGCCAGAAAAGCTATTTTGCAAGCAATCGACAAGAAAAACTTTGCCAAAAACATTTTAGCTGATGGGTCTAAGCCATTAGATGGTTTTGTGGCATCTGATTTTGCTAAGGACCCTTCAACAGATGAAGATTTCCGAGAAGAAAACGGTGATCTTTTGCCTTATGATAAAGAGGCAGCGCAAGAATCATGGGAAAAAGCGAAAGAAGAGCTGGGGCAAGATGAAATTACTTTAGAATTACTTTCAGCTGATGCAGCAATGAGTAAAAAAACGATTGAATACATTCAAGGACAATTAGAAGAAACCCTTCCTGGTCTAAAAATCACATTAAAATCAGTGCCCTTGCAAAATCGTCTAGATTTACAAACAGAAGGTGACTTTGATTTAGTTTTTGGCACCTGGACACCTGATTACGCAGATCCCATCGACTTTTTGAATTTTTATGATTCTCAGAGCGGATTAAATACTTCAGGCTATGACAATCCAGATTATGATAAAGGATTAGAAGAAGCTCGTACGACTTTAGCCAATGATCCCGATGCACGTTGGCAAAAATTATTAGAGATGGAAAAACTGCTAGTAGAAGAAGATGCCGCTGTGCTACCTTTATATCAAGGGGCAGTTGCCTATTTAAAATCGGATCGGCTTGAAGGGTTACAAGTTTTTCCATTTGGTCGAACGGTTTCTTATCGAACAACCTTTGTCACAGAGTGA
- a CDS encoding gamma-glutamyl-gamma-aminobutyrate hydrolase family protein has translation MGRQIIGIAANEVMDSGEVLHHLPVSYTPGGYVKAVQKAGGLPFVLPIGAEDLAKEYISQIDKLILAGGQDVSPKFYKQTQTVQGDYSEARDRFELALLEEALLQNKPVFAVCRGMQLMNVFFGGDLKQELRSFTKILHMQNPIPKEQPSHELLTQEDSILQQIYGAKTNVNSFHNQALNRVSSILTESAFCSDGVIEAVENKPRRLLAVQWHPDFAFEVQPNEMTIFNYVVKKL, from the coding sequence ATGGGGCGCCAAATTATTGGAATTGCCGCAAATGAAGTAATGGACTCAGGTGAAGTGTTACACCATTTACCTGTCAGTTATACGCCTGGTGGTTATGTAAAGGCAGTCCAAAAAGCGGGCGGGTTACCTTTTGTTTTACCTATTGGCGCAGAAGACTTAGCCAAAGAGTACATTTCTCAAATTGACAAGTTAATTTTAGCAGGTGGACAAGATGTCTCGCCTAAATTTTATAAACAGACCCAAACCGTACAAGGAGATTATTCTGAAGCTCGCGATCGTTTCGAATTAGCACTTTTAGAAGAAGCATTATTACAAAACAAGCCGGTGTTTGCAGTTTGTCGTGGGATGCAATTGATGAATGTCTTTTTTGGTGGTGATTTAAAACAAGAACTGCGATCGTTTACCAAGATTTTACATATGCAAAATCCGATCCCTAAAGAACAACCTTCACATGAACTGCTCACTCAAGAGGATAGTATTTTACAACAGATTTATGGAGCAAAAACAAATGTTAACTCGTTTCATAATCAAGCATTAAATCGTGTATCGAGCATTCTGACAGAGTCTGCCTTTTGTTCAGACGGTGTTATTGAAGCTGTGGAAAATAAACCACGACGTTTATTAGCCGTGCAATGGCATCCAGATTTTGCGTTTGAAGTTCAACCAAATGAAATGACGATATTTAATTATGTGGTGAAAAAATTATAA
- a CDS encoding FtsK/SpoIIIE family DNA translocase, producing MAQKKKRSKKRKTKKQMRQQEKLMLIVFGFLFILFSVFALFQLGFLGTLIANGFRIIGGNTYPFLCVLLAGYGLWVMVKNNEAKVTHGRKIVGGLLIYLGVLIFFHAQLFGKIQTDDPQILLTTWRILLSDIQGDQVSANVGGGMLGALLYQATFFLVAKIGSYVIAVLLIILGGYFVSSLDSQQLLELLHEVKEKMQKLIEGNPEKKAKKQADKEAKKQAKKEEKEQKQAQEREAALQQLKEQEKNQVRSLSEAEKLAQEQKEEATGEPEQLSFVPIDSYQQSQAASKKTENDAKNEPSTEEPVDDGKPLEFEISQEVEDEDYELPPSTLLSQPKPTDQSGEYKKIESNIAILEKTFKSFGVNAKVVKASLGPSVTKYEIEPAIGVKVSKIVNLSDDIALALAAKDIRMEAPIPGKSLIGIEVPNETVSTVAFREMNDETPAHSDHILEVPLGRDISGKIQTVDLTKMPHLLVAGSTGSGKSVAINGIITSILMQAKPHEVKLMMVDPKMVELNVYNGIPHLLTPVVTNPRKAAQALQKVVKEMEERYEKFAATGVRNITGYNEMIKQKNQTEDQKYPTMPFIVVIVDELADLMMVASNEVEDAITRLAQMARAAGIHMILATQRPSVDVITGIIKANVPSRIAFAVSSGTDSRTIIDSNGAEKLLGRGDMLFLPMGENKGIRVQGAFISDHDVEEVVKFVTDQQGANYEEKMMVTDEEVAKDKQEESEDELYDQAKELVVDMQTASVSLLQRRFRIGYNRAARLVDELEANHVVGASEGSKPRKVLIDKPQDPADDSYQDEPLE from the coding sequence ATGGCACAAAAAAAGAAACGCTCAAAAAAACGTAAGACAAAAAAACAAATGCGCCAGCAAGAAAAATTAATGCTGATTGTATTTGGGTTTTTATTTATTTTATTTTCAGTATTTGCATTATTTCAATTAGGCTTTCTTGGAACGCTAATAGCAAATGGTTTTCGGATTATTGGCGGAAATACTTATCCCTTCCTTTGTGTCTTGCTAGCAGGTTATGGTTTATGGGTAATGGTCAAAAATAATGAGGCTAAAGTAACTCATGGAAGAAAGATTGTTGGTGGACTTCTGATTTATTTAGGTGTGTTAATTTTTTTCCATGCACAGTTATTTGGTAAAATTCAAACAGATGATCCGCAGATTTTATTAACAACTTGGCGAATTTTATTAAGTGACATCCAAGGTGATCAAGTAAGTGCTAATGTTGGCGGTGGCATGTTAGGTGCACTGCTCTATCAAGCAACATTTTTCTTAGTTGCAAAAATCGGCAGTTATGTGATTGCTGTTCTTTTGATTATTCTGGGTGGTTACTTTGTTAGTTCACTGGATAGCCAGCAACTGTTAGAACTTTTACATGAAGTAAAAGAAAAAATGCAAAAGTTGATTGAAGGTAATCCAGAGAAAAAAGCGAAAAAACAAGCGGATAAAGAAGCCAAAAAGCAAGCGAAAAAGGAAGAAAAAGAACAAAAACAAGCACAAGAGCGAGAAGCTGCACTACAACAATTAAAAGAGCAAGAAAAAAATCAAGTTCGTTCTCTGTCTGAGGCAGAAAAATTAGCACAGGAGCAAAAAGAAGAAGCTACCGGCGAGCCAGAACAATTAAGTTTTGTTCCTATTGATAGTTACCAACAAAGTCAGGCCGCTAGTAAAAAAACAGAAAATGACGCTAAAAATGAGCCATCAACAGAAGAACCAGTAGATGACGGTAAACCTCTGGAATTTGAAATTTCACAAGAAGTAGAAGATGAAGATTACGAATTACCGCCGTCAACTCTTTTATCGCAGCCCAAACCGACGGATCAAAGCGGTGAATATAAAAAAATTGAAAGTAATATTGCAATCCTGGAAAAGACTTTCAAAAGTTTCGGTGTCAATGCTAAAGTGGTCAAGGCTAGTTTAGGGCCATCTGTGACTAAATACGAAATTGAACCGGCAATTGGTGTTAAAGTCAGCAAAATTGTCAATCTTTCCGATGATATTGCTCTGGCACTTGCTGCTAAAGATATTCGTATGGAAGCACCTATTCCAGGCAAATCATTAATTGGTATTGAGGTACCTAATGAAACAGTTAGCACTGTGGCTTTTAGAGAAATGAACGATGAAACGCCTGCTCATTCTGATCATATCCTAGAAGTTCCATTGGGACGAGATATTTCTGGAAAAATACAGACTGTTGATTTAACTAAGATGCCCCATTTGTTAGTCGCTGGTTCGACTGGTAGTGGGAAGTCGGTTGCTATTAATGGCATCATCACGAGTATTTTAATGCAGGCAAAACCTCATGAGGTTAAACTAATGATGGTCGATCCGAAAATGGTAGAGTTAAACGTATATAACGGGATCCCTCATCTTTTGACCCCCGTGGTAACAAATCCGCGAAAAGCTGCGCAAGCTTTACAAAAAGTGGTCAAAGAAATGGAAGAACGGTATGAAAAATTTGCCGCAACAGGGGTACGCAATATCACTGGCTACAACGAAATGATCAAACAAAAAAATCAAACAGAAGACCAAAAATATCCAACAATGCCATTTATTGTGGTCATTGTAGATGAATTGGCTGATTTGATGATGGTGGCCAGTAATGAGGTTGAAGATGCCATTACCCGCTTGGCGCAAATGGCGCGGGCAGCAGGTATACACATGATTTTAGCAACTCAACGTCCAAGCGTTGACGTTATTACTGGAATTATCAAGGCAAATGTGCCATCGCGAATTGCCTTTGCCGTATCTAGCGGGACCGATTCTCGCACGATTATTGATTCAAATGGGGCGGAAAAACTACTTGGCCGAGGAGATATGCTGTTCTTACCTATGGGTGAAAATAAAGGGATTCGTGTTCAAGGCGCCTTTATATCTGACCATGATGTGGAAGAAGTCGTTAAATTTGTTACTGATCAACAAGGCGCTAACTATGAAGAAAAAATGATGGTAACGGATGAAGAAGTGGCCAAAGATAAGCAAGAAGAATCTGAAGACGAGTTGTATGATCAAGCCAAGGAATTGGTTGTTGACATGCAAACAGCCAGCGTTTCTTTACTCCAACGTCGTTTTAGAATTGGTTATAATCGAGCAGCCCGTTTAGTTGATGAATTAGAAGCCAACCATGTTGTAGGTGCATCAGAAGGCAGCAAACCACGTAAAGTCTTAATTGACAAACCTCAAGATCCTGCTGATGATAGCTATCAAGATGAACCACTGGAATAA
- a CDS encoding amino acid ABC transporter substrate-binding protein yields the protein MKKLKGLGLVLVSVFVLGACSSGENERAGNNEDADVVVGLDDTFVPMGFRDDDGNLTGFDIELAEAVFALNDTEVAFQPIDWSMKETELNNGTIDMIWNGYSQTPEREEEVAFSEPYMSNSQLLVTSKDSNIDSIDQMDGKILGAQEGSSGYNSFNQEPEALKDIVEGEDATLYDSFNEAFIDLESGRIDGLLIDRVYAEYYLNQNEKMDDFNLVETPYEDENFAVGVRQDDDELLAEINDGLQELQDNGEFAEISEKWFGEDVSPD from the coding sequence ATGAAAAAATTAAAAGGATTAGGCCTTGTTTTGGTGAGTGTCTTTGTATTAGGCGCTTGTTCTTCTGGAGAAAACGAGCGAGCAGGAAATAATGAAGATGCAGATGTTGTTGTCGGTTTGGATGATACATTTGTACCTATGGGTTTTCGTGATGATGATGGGAATTTAACCGGTTTTGATATCGAGTTAGCTGAAGCTGTATTTGCTTTAAATGATACCGAAGTCGCATTTCAGCCAATTGATTGGTCTATGAAAGAAACAGAATTGAATAATGGAACGATTGATATGATTTGGAATGGCTACAGCCAAACGCCTGAACGGGAAGAAGAGGTAGCTTTTTCAGAACCTTACATGAGCAATAGCCAGTTATTAGTTACTTCCAAAGATAGTAATATTGATTCAATCGACCAGATGGATGGGAAAATACTGGGCGCTCAAGAAGGCTCCTCTGGCTATAATTCATTCAATCAAGAACCAGAAGCATTAAAAGATATTGTAGAAGGTGAGGACGCCACGCTTTATGACAGTTTTAATGAGGCATTTATTGATTTAGAAAGCGGGCGAATCGATGGGCTTCTGATTGATAGAGTCTATGCTGAATACTATTTAAACCAAAATGAAAAGATGGATGATTTTAATTTGGTTGAAACGCCTTATGAGGATGAAAATTTCGCGGTGGGTGTTAGACAAGATGATGATGAATTATTAGCAGAAATTAATGATGGTTTACAAGAACTACAAGATAATGGTGAATTTGCAGAGATTTCGGAAAAATGGTTTGGAGAAGACGTATCACCTGATTGA
- a CDS encoding amino acid ABC transporter ATP-binding protein, whose amino-acid sequence MLELKNVSKSFGSKKVINSLDLTIPDGSILAIVGPSGGGKTTLLRTLAGLETIDSGDFLLDGEKFDPVSSKNQEQVVGVVFQEFELFPHLNVFENIVLAPRLALQEEKEVYTKKAEDIAAQLGIESLLQQYPYQLSGGQKQRVAIARAMAMDPKVLAYDEPTSALDPALREHVERIILGLKQQGVTQLVVTHDMTFAENIADNLLEVSEIN is encoded by the coding sequence ATGTTAGAACTTAAAAATGTCAGTAAATCTTTTGGTTCAAAAAAAGTGATTAATTCGTTAGATCTAACAATTCCAGACGGATCGATTTTAGCTATAGTAGGACCTTCTGGAGGTGGAAAAACGACTTTGCTGCGAACTTTGGCAGGGCTAGAAACGATCGACAGTGGAGATTTCCTATTAGATGGAGAAAAGTTTGATCCAGTAAGTTCAAAAAATCAAGAACAAGTGGTAGGAGTTGTATTCCAAGAATTTGAATTATTTCCCCATTTAAATGTTTTTGAAAATATTGTGTTAGCACCCAGATTAGCGCTACAAGAAGAAAAGGAAGTCTATACTAAAAAAGCAGAAGATATTGCCGCTCAATTAGGTATAGAATCGTTGTTGCAACAATATCCTTATCAATTATCTGGCGGCCAAAAACAACGAGTAGCGATTGCTAGAGCAATGGCAATGGATCCTAAAGTATTAGCCTATGATGAACCTACGAGTGCATTGGATCCTGCTTTACGTGAACACGTTGAACGAATCATTTTGGGACTGAAGCAACAAGGCGTTACTCAATTGGTGGTTACGCATGATATGACTTTTGCTGAAAATATTGCAGACAATTTGTTAGAGGTTTCAGAAATTAACTAG
- a CDS encoding amino acid ABC transporter permease, whose translation MSYLISIFPQLFTGMEVTFRLFGLTIIGSVPIGIILAFVLCSRSKIFKSIIQVYVWLMRGTPLLLQLIFVFYGLPIMGIVFDRFEAALIAFIFNYAAYFAEIFRGGIQSIPNGQYEAARVLRLTYGQTLRKIIIPQVVKITLPSVGNEIINLVKDTSLVYILGLQDVMRIGKVAMERDVSLVPLLGVGILYLLMTAVFTLILRMLEKRMNYYR comes from the coding sequence ATGAGTTATTTGATTTCTATTTTTCCGCAATTATTTACAGGAATGGAAGTAACTTTTCGCTTATTTGGTTTAACTATCATTGGGTCAGTTCCTATTGGTATTATTCTAGCATTCGTATTATGTAGTCGGTCGAAAATTTTCAAGTCAATCATTCAAGTTTATGTTTGGCTGATGCGCGGGACTCCACTTTTGCTCCAGCTAATCTTCGTTTTTTATGGGCTACCTATTATGGGAATTGTATTCGATCGTTTTGAAGCAGCATTAATTGCTTTTATCTTTAACTATGCAGCATACTTTGCAGAAATTTTTCGTGGAGGTATTCAATCGATACCTAATGGACAGTATGAAGCGGCTCGGGTATTACGCTTGACTTACGGGCAAACGTTACGAAAAATTATTATTCCCCAAGTTGTAAAAATCACTTTGCCTTCTGTTGGAAACGAAATTATTAATTTGGTAAAAGATACTTCGTTAGTTTATATTCTAGGTCTACAAGATGTGATGCGCATCGGAAAAGTGGCGATGGAACGTGACGTCTCGTTAGTTCCTCTGTTAGGTGTAGGGATTTTGTACCTACTTATGACAGCTGTGTTTACTCTTATTCTTCGTATGTTAGAAAAACGTATGAATTATTATCGTTAG
- a CDS encoding helix-turn-helix domain-containing protein: MKQQKLQEIYPTSSIHAFPTVDTDYLSIAVAHGFLWIPQKNLSPTEKKLLQAIAITNPATIPTAGKERPWYAALFSDTSAPADEGAFRLIQIKCHALEKNDLAALHEEMSTILPHTVDLFFLSESYGIIVESFSEDALTTEELEGLFLALDSDFNSYTRLFSGAFHSFEADFTQLLFEEEQLFLYLLEHDTQTKSFDMGTAIIPFFAIHDVTKSYLMRTLFAEWFDAELEQIICTLWQTQGNISSAAKELFMHRNTLQYKVDKFQQRSNTNLKKMDDLFLCYLLVLSCENSN, translated from the coding sequence GTGAAACAGCAAAAGTTACAAGAAATTTATCCTACATCTTCTATACATGCTTTTCCAACAGTTGATACAGACTATTTATCCATTGCTGTAGCACACGGTTTTTTATGGATACCACAAAAAAATCTATCACCAACTGAAAAAAAGCTGTTGCAAGCCATTGCTATTACTAACCCAGCAACTATCCCTACTGCTGGAAAAGAGCGCCCCTGGTATGCTGCTTTGTTCTCTGATACGTCGGCCCCAGCAGACGAGGGAGCTTTTCGTCTGATCCAAATCAAATGTCACGCTTTGGAAAAAAACGATCTTGCAGCTTTACATGAAGAAATGTCCACGATTTTACCCCATACAGTCGATTTATTTTTTCTTAGTGAAAGTTATGGGATCATCGTCGAGTCTTTCAGCGAAGATGCATTAACTACAGAAGAACTAGAGGGCCTGTTTTTAGCTTTAGACAGTGACTTTAATAGCTACACGCGACTTTTCAGTGGAGCCTTCCATTCTTTTGAAGCTGACTTCACTCAACTTTTATTTGAAGAAGAGCAACTGTTTCTTTATTTACTCGAACATGATACACAAACTAAAAGCTTTGATATGGGAACGGCCATTATCCCATTTTTTGCTATTCATGACGTCACTAAAAGTTATCTGATGCGAACTCTATTTGCCGAATGGTTTGATGCAGAACTTGAACAAATCATCTGTACGCTTTGGCAAACACAAGGCAATATTAGTTCAGCAGCCAAAGAACTATTCATGCATCGCAACACATTGCAATACAAAGTCGATAAATTTCAACAACGGTCCAATACGAACTTGAAAAAAATGGACGATCTATTCTTATGCTATTTACTAGTTCTCTCTTGTGAAAATTCAAACTGA
- a CDS encoding ABC transporter ATP-binding protein: MVEMSLKEIGKKYDNAEQFSVSDFNLNIKDREFIVFVGPSGCGKSTTLRMIAGLEDITAGELKIGDKVMNDVAPKDRDIAMVFQNYALYPHMTVYDNMAFGLKLRKYNKTEIKKRVENAADILGLTEYLDRKPAALSGGQRQRVALGRAIVRDAKVFLMDEPLSNLDAKLRVAMRAEIAKLHRRLKTTTIYVTHDQTEAMTMADRIVIMKDGIVQQIGTPKEVYNTPVNEFVAGFIGSPAMNFFNVTLKDGEITDDYGLKLRIPEGRNKTLVEKGYDGKEITFGIRPEDIHGEQVVIDAAPEATVHAEVVVSELLGAETMLYTKIGDTEFISKVDARDFHEPEEMVDLSFNLNKAHFFDKDTEEVIR; this comes from the coding sequence ATGGTAGAAATGTCCTTAAAAGAGATCGGTAAAAAATATGATAATGCCGAGCAATTTTCTGTCAGCGATTTCAATCTAAATATAAAAGATCGTGAGTTCATTGTTTTTGTCGGACCTTCCGGCTGCGGAAAATCGACCACATTACGCATGATTGCCGGATTAGAAGATATCACAGCCGGTGAATTAAAAATTGGAGATAAAGTGATGAACGATGTTGCTCCTAAAGATCGCGATATCGCGATGGTTTTCCAAAACTACGCATTGTATCCACACATGACTGTCTATGACAATATGGCATTTGGCCTGAAATTACGTAAATACAATAAAACAGAAATAAAAAAAAGGGTTGAAAATGCTGCAGATATCTTAGGGTTAACTGAATATTTGGATCGCAAACCTGCTGCACTATCTGGCGGGCAACGTCAACGTGTCGCTTTAGGCCGCGCTATCGTCCGCGATGCAAAAGTATTCTTGATGGACGAGCCATTATCCAACTTAGACGCTAAATTGCGCGTTGCTATGCGGGCAGAAATCGCTAAATTGCACCGCAGACTTAAAACCACGACGATTTACGTTACACATGACCAAACTGAAGCGATGACTATGGCAGACCGGATTGTTATCATGAAAGATGGAATTGTCCAACAAATCGGTACACCAAAAGAAGTGTACAATACACCAGTGAATGAATTTGTTGCTGGGTTTATCGGTTCTCCGGCGATGAACTTCTTCAATGTTACCTTAAAAGACGGTGAAATCACAGACGATTACGGATTAAAACTTCGCATTCCTGAAGGTCGTAATAAAACACTAGTTGAAAAGGGCTATGATGGCAAAGAAATCACTTTTGGCATTCGTCCAGAAGATATTCATGGTGAGCAAGTGGTGATCGATGCCGCACCCGAAGCCACCGTACACGCCGAAGTTGTTGTGTCCGAATTGCTGGGTGCAGAAACAATGCTATATACAAAAATTGGAGATACAGAATTCATTTCGAAAGTCGACGCACGTGATTTCCATGAACCAGAAGAAATGGTCGACTTGAGTTTTAACCTCAACAAAGCACATTTTTTTGACAAAGACACAGAAGAAGTCATTCGTTAG